A single region of the Xenopus laevis strain J_2021 chromosome 4L, Xenopus_laevis_v10.1, whole genome shotgun sequence genome encodes:
- the lgals2.L gene encoding galectin-2: MSEKFELVNLELKRGESLKIKGTLSGDAKNFSFNLGRSATDIGLHFNPRLHENTIVCNSKRSNNWDSEQRSGHMCFTPGSEAKISIKFNGDNFEVKLPDGHEITFPNRHGYDKITYLSVKGDFKVKSFKYE, from the exons ATGTCA GAGAAATTTGAGCTCGTAAACCTGGAACTGAAGCGTGGCGAGTCTTTGAAGATTAAGGGAACACTCTCAGGCGATGCTAAGAA CTTCTCCTTCAACTTAGGCCGCAGCGCAACAGATATTGGGTTACATTTCAACCCTCGTCTACATGAGAATACAATTGTGTGCAACTCCAAGCGCAGCAACAACTGGGACTCAGAACAGAGGTCAGGCCACATGTGCTTCACACCTGGATCAGAGGCCAAG atatccatcaagttcaatggAGATAATTTTGAAGTAAAGCTCCCCGACGGACATGAAATTACCTTCCCAAACCGGCACGGCTATGACAAAATTACTTATCTCTCTGTGAAAGGCGACTTCAAAgtcaaatcatttaaatatgagtAA